One region of Oxalobacteraceae sp. CFBP 8761 genomic DNA includes:
- the truB gene encoding tRNA pseudouridine(55) synthase TruB → MNGRPAKKPRDLVNGVLLLDKPVGFSSNDALIKAKRVLNAKKAGHTGTLDPFATGLLPLCFGEATKFSQDLLESDKTYLATVHLGITTTTGDTEGEAVETKPVDVTLDQIEAALARYRGPILQTPPMYSALKRDGKALYEYAREGIVLEREARPVTIHSLTLVAYDAPFLKIAVTCSKGTYVRVLGEDIGAALGCGAHLNALRRTEVGPLTIEGMITLDDLLAHPDPLSLLQPVDALLSSFPALELTPELARRFLQGQRLALGKEDIVVPEQQGRVRIYHAGSLLGTGILGEYAILAPERLISTAPQG, encoded by the coding sequence GTGAACGGTCGGCCCGCCAAAAAACCGCGCGACCTGGTCAATGGCGTGCTGTTGCTCGACAAGCCGGTGGGCTTCTCGTCCAATGACGCGCTGATCAAGGCCAAGCGCGTGCTCAACGCGAAGAAGGCCGGCCACACCGGCACGCTCGACCCGTTTGCCACTGGCCTCTTGCCACTGTGCTTTGGCGAAGCGACCAAGTTCTCGCAGGACTTGCTGGAGTCGGACAAGACCTATCTGGCCACGGTCCACCTGGGCATCACGACGACCACCGGCGACACCGAAGGCGAGGCCGTCGAGACCAAACCGGTCGATGTGACGCTGGACCAGATCGAAGCCGCGCTGGCCCGCTACCGCGGCCCGATCCTGCAAACGCCGCCCATGTACTCGGCGCTCAAGCGCGACGGCAAGGCACTGTACGAATACGCACGTGAAGGCATCGTGCTCGAGCGCGAAGCGCGCCCGGTGACGATCCACTCGCTGACGCTGGTTGCGTACGACGCGCCGTTCCTGAAGATCGCCGTGACCTGCAGCAAGGGCACGTATGTGCGCGTGCTGGGGGAGGACATCGGTGCTGCGCTCGGTTGCGGCGCGCACCTGAACGCACTGCGCCGCACTGAAGTCGGGCCGTTGACGATCGAGGGCATGATCACGCTGGACGATCTGCTGGCGCACCCCGACCCGTTGTCGCTGCTGCAGCCGGTCGACGCCTTGCTGTCGAGTTTTCCGGCCCTTGAACTGACGCCCGAGCTGGCGCGCCGTTTCCTGCAAGGGCAGCGCCTGGCGCTTGGCAAGGAAGACATCGTCGTTCCCGAACAGCAGGGCAGGGTGCGCATCTATCATGCTGGCAGCCTGCTGGGCACCGGTATTCTCGGGGAGTATGCGATCCTGGCCCCCGAACGCCTGATCTCGACCGCACCCCAGGGTTGA